In Labrys wisconsinensis, the following proteins share a genomic window:
- a CDS encoding DMT family transporter, which translates to MTAVTAIGNRRGVDGVALACIAVTVLTWASAFVAIRVGLRALAPVELAAARYLGAALPAGLYLVLRHRTVPDLRTLGRLAVIGLLFITIYATLLNTGELTIAAGPASFILNTMPVFVAVMAATLLGERFGAGGWIGTALSFAGVALIAAGDAAGLHLDTGAVLILGSAVCAAVASILQKPLLARMPALAVMAWVLILGALPFLLVLPSTIGALAAAPAAVNASVLYLVLAPTTIGYATWAVVLKRLPAGRASNFLYCVPPTATLIGFVWLGETPTTLGLIGAAMALAGVAVVNVTRRR; encoded by the coding sequence ATGACGGCAGTGACCGCTATCGGGAACCGGCGCGGCGTGGACGGCGTCGCGCTCGCCTGCATCGCCGTCACCGTGCTGACCTGGGCCTCCGCCTTCGTGGCGATCCGCGTCGGCCTCCGGGCGCTCGCGCCGGTCGAGCTCGCGGCGGCGCGCTATCTCGGGGCGGCGCTGCCGGCGGGGCTCTATCTCGTCCTGCGGCATCGTACCGTGCCGGATCTGCGCACCCTGGGCCGGCTTGCCGTCATCGGCCTGCTGTTCATCACCATCTATGCCACGCTGCTCAACACCGGCGAGCTGACGATCGCCGCCGGCCCGGCGAGCTTCATCCTCAACACCATGCCGGTCTTCGTGGCCGTGATGGCGGCGACGCTCCTGGGCGAGCGGTTCGGCGCTGGCGGCTGGATCGGCACCGCTCTCTCCTTTGCCGGGGTGGCGCTGATCGCGGCGGGCGACGCGGCGGGCCTGCATCTCGACACCGGCGCGGTGCTGATCCTCGGCTCGGCCGTCTGCGCCGCGGTCGCGAGCATCCTGCAGAAGCCGCTGCTCGCCCGCATGCCGGCGCTGGCGGTGATGGCCTGGGTGCTGATCCTCGGCGCCTTGCCGTTCCTCCTGGTCCTGCCCTCGACCATCGGCGCGCTCGCCGCCGCGCCGGCGGCCGTGAACGCGAGCGTGCTCTATCTCGTGCTGGCGCCGACGACGATCGGCTATGCCACGTGGGCGGTGGTCCTCAAGCGTCTGCCGGCCGGGCGCGCCAGCAACTTCCTCTATTGCGTGCCGCCGACGGCGACGCTGATCGGCTTCGTGTGGCTCGGCGAGACGCCGACGACTCTCGGCCTGATCGGCGCAGCGATGGCGCTCGCCGGCGTCGCCGTGGTGAACGTCACGCGCCGTCGATAG
- a CDS encoding BolA family protein: MAMKAADIETLIRQSFPDARIEIRDLAGDGDHYAATVVSEAFRGKSRVQQHQMVYAALQGNMGGVLHALALTTGIPNP; encoded by the coding sequence ATGGCCATGAAAGCCGCCGATATCGAAACGCTGATCCGGCAATCCTTTCCCGATGCGCGCATCGAGATCCGGGACCTCGCCGGCGACGGCGACCACTACGCCGCCACCGTCGTCTCCGAAGCTTTCCGCGGCAAGTCGCGCGTGCAGCAGCACCAGATGGTCTATGCGGCGCTCCAGGGCAACATGGGCGGAGTTTTGCACGCGCTGGCCCTTACAACCGGCATTCCCAACCCCTAA
- the grxD gene encoding Grx4 family monothiol glutaredoxin, whose product MTDIKTFIQSEIETNDVVLFMKGTKAFPMCGFSGQVVQILDYLGVPYKDHNVLDNAELRTGIKDFSNWPTIPQLYVKGEFLGGCDITREMFQSGELASLLQQKGIPVKVPAGA is encoded by the coding sequence ATGACCGACATCAAGACCTTCATCCAGTCCGAGATCGAGACCAACGACGTGGTGCTGTTCATGAAGGGCACCAAGGCGTTCCCGATGTGCGGGTTTTCCGGTCAGGTGGTGCAGATCCTCGACTATCTCGGCGTGCCCTACAAGGACCACAACGTCCTCGACAATGCCGAGCTGCGCACCGGCATCAAGGACTTCTCCAACTGGCCGACCATTCCTCAGCTCTATGTGAAGGGCGAGTTCCTCGGCGGCTGCGACATCACCCGCGAAATGTTCCAGTCGGGCGAGCTGGCGAGCCTGCTGCAGCAGAAGGGTATCCCGGTCAAGGTGCCGGCCGGCGCCTGA
- a CDS encoding glutathione S-transferase family protein produces MSYTLWGEPGSGSFMIEAALAEADQTVELIDLDLTKDEHRSEAFLAINPSGKVPALRFPDGEVMTQSAAILLALDEAHPRARLMPAVGAVDRRFALRWAVHIAAEIYPLIEISDYPLRFAPPETSEVGMRSLVRRRIRERWLLMERQAAGEGSFLLSGFSAIDLAVAVISDWAVGPEWRCKECPKLDAIAKAVARREKIAPIWRRHFPQQPA; encoded by the coding sequence ATGAGCTACACGCTTTGGGGAGAGCCGGGATCCGGTTCTTTCATGATCGAGGCCGCTCTGGCCGAGGCGGACCAGACGGTCGAACTGATCGATCTCGATCTCACCAAGGACGAGCATCGGTCGGAGGCGTTCCTCGCCATCAATCCGTCGGGCAAGGTGCCGGCGCTGCGTTTTCCCGACGGCGAGGTGATGACGCAGTCCGCGGCCATTCTGCTGGCGCTGGACGAGGCGCATCCGCGGGCCCGGTTGATGCCGGCCGTCGGCGCGGTCGACCGGCGCTTCGCCTTGCGCTGGGCCGTCCATATTGCGGCCGAGATCTATCCGCTGATCGAGATTTCGGACTATCCCCTGCGCTTCGCGCCGCCGGAGACCTCGGAGGTCGGCATGCGCTCGCTGGTGCGCCGGCGCATCCGTGAGCGTTGGCTCCTGATGGAGCGCCAGGCGGCGGGGGAGGGCAGCTTCCTGCTCAGCGGCTTCTCGGCGATCGATCTCGCCGTCGCCGTGATCAGCGACTGGGCGGTCGGCCCGGAATGGCGCTGCAAGGAATGCCCCAAGCTCGACGCCATCGCCAAGGCGGTCGCCAGGCGCGAGAAGATCGCGCCGATCTGGCGGCGCCACTTTCCGCAGCAGCCGGCATAG
- a CDS encoding LysR family transcriptional regulator — MVHSSPTLPPLDTLEAFAHAARSGSFSAAAETLGLTHGAVSRQVARLERWMGVKLFQRAARGVTLTPDGSRFFVRAEEALALLGSGEDRWVQRRGPAVVRLSATPSLASLWLFPRMRLLEGDDLHLDLVIEHRLADFSEGVDLAIRCGRGPWAGIRSLRLWREEIAPIAAPTLADRIGPVPSAARLLDWPILHDSNTEGWRHWLAAAGIDYAPRSRDCRFEDYHLVLEACALGLGVALTRPMLAQPAIDAGRVVVLDERTVTNPVAFHLIRPDEPLRAPAAEMAGRLLRAAGIEDEAIAAFVNPGRPRAQRGGWADAEL; from the coding sequence ATGGTGCACAGCTCCCCGACCCTGCCGCCGCTCGACACGCTGGAGGCCTTCGCCCATGCCGCACGCAGCGGCTCCTTCTCCGCCGCGGCCGAGACGCTCGGCCTCACCCACGGCGCCGTCTCGCGGCAAGTGGCGCGGCTGGAGCGCTGGATGGGCGTGAAGCTGTTCCAGCGGGCGGCGCGCGGCGTCACGTTGACGCCGGACGGCAGTCGTTTCTTCGTCCGTGCGGAAGAGGCGCTCGCCCTGCTCGGCAGCGGCGAGGATCGCTGGGTGCAGCGCCGCGGGCCGGCGGTCGTGCGGCTCTCGGCCACGCCCTCGCTCGCATCCCTGTGGCTGTTTCCGCGCATGCGGCTGCTCGAGGGCGACGACCTCCATCTCGATCTGGTGATCGAGCATCGCCTTGCCGACTTCTCCGAAGGCGTCGACCTCGCCATCCGCTGCGGGCGCGGCCCCTGGGCCGGCATCCGCAGCCTGCGCCTCTGGCGCGAGGAGATCGCTCCCATCGCCGCACCGACCCTGGCGGACCGGATCGGCCCGGTCCCGTCCGCCGCGCGCCTGTTGGACTGGCCGATCCTGCACGATTCCAACACCGAAGGCTGGCGGCACTGGCTCGCCGCGGCCGGGATCGACTATGCCCCGCGCAGCCGAGACTGTCGCTTCGAAGACTACCACCTGGTGCTGGAGGCCTGCGCCCTGGGCCTGGGCGTGGCGCTGACCCGACCGATGCTGGCGCAACCCGCAATCGATGCGGGGCGGGTGGTCGTGCTCGACGAACGCACCGTGACCAATCCCGTGGCCTTCCACCTGATCCGGCCGGACGAGCCGCTGCGGGCGCCCGCCGCCGAGATGGCCGGGCGATTGCTGCGGGCAGCCGGCATCGAGGACGAGGCCATCGCCGCCTTCGTCAACCCGGGACGGCCGCGGGCGCAGCGCGGCGGCTGGGCGGATGCCGAGCTTTGA
- the rpsD gene encoding 30S ribosomal protein S4 — protein sequence MSKRHAAKYKIDRRMGENIWGRPKSPVNRREYGPGQHGQRRKGKLSDFGTQLKAKQKLKGYYGSISEKQFRGIYAEAIRLKGDSSANLIGLLERRLDAVVYRAKFVPTVFAARQFVNHGHIKVNGRRVNVPSFKVKPGDVIEVKQASKELALVLEASASGERDVPDYIEVDHSKMTAKYIRVPTLQDVPYAVQMEPNLVVEFYSR from the coding sequence ATGTCGAAGCGCCACGCCGCCAAGTACAAAATCGATCGCCGTATGGGCGAGAATATCTGGGGCCGCCCCAAGAGCCCCGTCAACCGCCGTGAATACGGCCCCGGTCAGCACGGCCAGCGCCGCAAGGGCAAGCTGTCGGACTTCGGCACCCAGCTGAAGGCCAAGCAGAAGCTGAAGGGCTATTACGGCTCCATCTCCGAGAAGCAGTTCCGCGGCATCTATGCCGAGGCGATCCGGCTGAAGGGCGACTCCTCCGCCAACCTGATCGGCCTCCTGGAGCGCCGCCTCGACGCCGTGGTCTACCGCGCCAAGTTCGTGCCGACCGTGTTCGCCGCGCGCCAGTTCGTCAATCACGGCCACATCAAGGTCAACGGCCGCCGCGTCAACGTGCCGTCCTTCAAGGTCAAGCCCGGCGATGTGATCGAGGTGAAGCAGGCCTCCAAGGAACTGGCGCTGGTGCTCGAGGCTTCGGCCTCCGGCGAGCGCGACGTTCCGGACTATATCGAGGTCGACCACTCGAAGATGACCGCGAAATATATTCGCGTTCCCACCCTGCAGGACGTGCCTTACGCCGTGCAGATGGAACCGAACCTCGTGGTCGAGTTCTACTCGCGCTGA